In Thermodesulfovibrionia bacterium, the DNA window CTTCAGAAGAGCGGTTATAAAATATTAGAGCAGAACTTCAAGACCTTTCTTGGAGAGATAGACATCATAGCGCAGGACGGTGAGACGCTCGTATTTATTGAGGTCAAGACGAGAGAAAGTCTTTTATACGGCCAGCCGTTTGAAGCGGTGAACAAGACAAAAAGGCGCAAGATAGCAAATGTCGCGCTTCTTTACCTGAAGAAGCTTAAAGAGACCCCGCCGTGCAGGTTTGACATTGTCAGCATCTGCTATGAGAATATGAAGCCTGAGATCGAGCTTATCAGGGATGCGTTTGAAGTTTAGTATCTCCCTTAGAATTTCTTCCTGCGTATATGGTATTATTTCTGTCACGGGGCGTAGCGCAGCCTGGTAGCGCGCACGGTTCGGGACCGTGAGGCCGGAGGTTCGAATCCTCTCGCCCCGACCATTAATAGTATGTTTTATGGCAGCCCCCTTAGCTCAGTCGGATAGAGCACAGGTTTCCTAAACCTGGTGTCGCAAGTTCGATTCTTGCAGGGGGCACCATATTTTTTCAGGTTTTAACCATGTCATCTGCCCTTCTTCATACACCTCTCTGCTTGCCAATATTCATAAAAAATGTATTGACAAATTTATCATTTGTTTACATTGTGTCTTATGATATGGCACTATTAACAAGCCCAGATAGAGGCTAATAAATATTTAATCACAATAGGAGGATGTTATGAAAAACATGATACTTTGTTTGTCTTTGCTGTTCGCAGTGGTTGGCTGTGCTACAACTGGA includes these proteins:
- a CDS encoding YraN family protein translates to MKLGEKGEGVAVTFLQKSGYKILEQNFKTFLGEIDIIAQDGETLVFIEVKTRESLLYGQPFEAVNKTKRRKIANVALLYLKKLKETPPCRFDIVSICYENMKPEIELIRDAFEV